From the genome of Apostichopus japonicus isolate 1M-3 chromosome 17, ASM3797524v1, whole genome shotgun sequence:
GAGACTAAAGGGAAAAGAGGCAGAAAAGTCCCCATTCTGCTAACATCTGAAATGAAAGAGGCTGCCGATACCCTTGTAGAGACTCGTTCATATGTTGGAGTGTCTTCAACCAATCGCTATATGTTTGCCAGGCCAACATTGGGTTCAAAAACTCCACTACGGGGATCTGATTGCCTTAGCAAAATGGCTTTAGAGAGTGGAGCCAAATGCCCTTCTGCACTAACATCAACAAAGCTTCGAAAACATCAACAGTTTCTCAACTCTTTTGTCTCAAACGCCATGAACTGGACATTCTTGCCAACTTTTTAGGTCACGATATTAGAGTTCATCGCGAGTATTATCGCCTCCCTGACGACACACTGCAGATGACAAAGGTAGCAAGGCTCTTGTTGGCGATGGAGAAGGGAAATTCAAACAACTTCAGAGATAAGAAACTTTCTGAAATTGAGGTCTCTTTGGATTGTAagtgtttttaattgttttgtattttaaagttttatgaTAAATTGAAGGTATTGTCTTATGTGATAAATTTACAATATGAGTAACATGGATGGTTAAACAGATTTTcaattgcaaacattttttaaCTCGAAACCCGATGGCATCAAAATGAACTATTTACGAGTAACAAACAAGTTGTATTTAAAACTTAGTAGTCTTTCAGGTCACCTAGCTAGTCTTGTTTATTTCTCAAATTTCTTCTGTGAATATTCCTACCTCGTAAGCACTTAATTTTGTTACgcttattttatattcttatagtaaatttttttcctttgtttatttactttctttggtCAGATCCATGTACTAGTGAAGAAGAGCTGGTTGACGAAGATGAGGAAGATGATTTACCTGATGAAATCAATACAGGAGGTACATCAAGTAAACTGGCATATATTATTAGACAAAGTTGCACATTTGAGACACATCTTGTTGCAACGAAGACTTTGTATTACTAGATACTTCAGAAAAACTTGTCATATAATAATTTATAGTTATATCTCTTTCTAAATGGGGAACCATGTTTGATATTCTTGTTCTTATTTTTGAATGGTAGTTTCTTGCATTTTATTCTATGCACTTCATCGGcttatttccttttcttcatTCCAGCATCAATCCTTGCAAAAACGTGTAATGAAAGTAAGAAGAGGAGCAGTCCCCAGGCAAGAAGTCACAGTAACCTTTCAGTTAGAAAACCAGATCAATCAGAGCAAAGAGTTGTAGTAAACAAAAAGTCACATTGGGGTAACGAAGAATCAGATGCTGTCCAAGATTATTTTGACAAGCACATTAGGTTAGGCCGTGTGCCTCGAAAAGATGAATGCGACAAATGTAAGAAATCTCTGGCACCACTTCTtgatgtgcgacaaggttgatgttttgggacaagttgtaaactggttaggggaacattttgaaacttaacggtcatgtgatctgaggtcaccaaaggtcaattaatgttaaaaaactagtatttttgcgataacttgagaacgaattgtccgttagggttgggagttgcttcagtgtaatccaattgtcgacccacatctgggtgacccttgacctcaatttgacctctggtgaccttttcatgttttggggatttttacagtttcgatgctattttcagatgtcaaaggtaccttccgatcataaatttCGATagctgtgtgacctttgtgtgcgaacttatatggggtcaaagttttcggtcggagttaggatggctgtacagacttgtcgtgttgatttttggaatcagcagatcaaactacattt
Proteins encoded in this window:
- the LOC139984470 gene encoding uncharacterized protein gives rise to the protein MPFCTNINKASKTSTVSQLFCLKRHELDILANFLGHDIRVHREYYRLPDDTLQMTKVARLLLAMEKGNSNNFRDKKLSEIEVSLDYPCTSEEELVDEDEEDDLPDEINTGASILAKTCNESKKRSSPQARSHSNLSVRKPDQSEQRVVVNKKSHWGNEESDAVQDYFDKHIRLGRVPRKDECDKCKKSLAPLLDVRQG